One genomic window of Ictalurus punctatus breed USDA103 chromosome 23, Coco_2.0, whole genome shotgun sequence includes the following:
- the si:dkeyp-97a10.3 gene encoding uncharacterized protein si:dkeyp-97a10.3 — MNILLCPFLFIILAVLPLTSCQDPVPIQFQSSPVLVAAGNNAVFTVQTISNIFSITWLAPGGGTLGQWINSQAVLNPIAQYQGRVSISATQLIISSSQLSDAGNYTVMVTPSAPTGLASNSRSVTLSVFVAVGGVNLFVPSVTIEGGNASLTCSWTSGTNTSVTWGKGSTSLPSDPRFIINAGSLIINPVNRSDSGQYTCTVSNPVSSMTATASLTVYYGPDTPQVTRTSSGCVGGGDTIVGQTVQLTCTSVSLPPALLSWQFNGLPLTASQANGGTLNLQIFSNNQSGQYTCSARNSITTQTSQQQISLNVVGTCLSVGAVAGIVVACFVALVLIIVAIVLILRQRKADQRLRTVIEQRKENMNNRLTVLPAPQNGHDNPGFLGQGDLPDPPMHNDNRLNRSKNQHASGQHNNNNNDDVLTQNRTSNTGAIQPNGHLNTDMLSNNATLNSSAHLHDYQRNSNSNRHNTGSFQQVGQQNPNILIQTGHAESGPHTVLINLNTLPQHQNATTQPHTVQVSLNATPPSSGQPNPNTMRYNDQQSNTVQQEILANANHSNLSHVSGSHSSPQPRNDNIRNTARPAHSSTSRNEQPMDHRVTNQTRSRRNTEDTYPYSEPTGTQLGTQPSLSDANTLPRQMPWDRMHGTPAYPNPQVDRYESQNSTRRYSSSDSEGEYSVQALRPMGSPVDEQMRNISRASRRNFLRQLAHSAAQRRSRADRNVSRRVTQPDVIAQPRADRQPRTAPQNITPHRHGMDNMDIPIPQHQNIQMQTAQPTHLTNQADPDQRPHNAAAPNALILTQAALQQHTIQTPSPFVNRIQQTQAALHPGTLSTPAQTQQINQVGQVAPIPPPVLRLAEFKTLPREHLQKPHAVKPVQVTRRPVVVHHGHRPPNMPRHARTVRTNLHKHPVNPHMHASAHWHGNPQGLPVHMSQVHKTRHRP; from the exons ATGAATATACTGCTGTGTCCATTTCTGTTCATAATTTTGGCAG TGCTTCCTCTGACGTCATGCCAGGACCCGGTGCCCATTCAGTTCCAGAGCTCCCCTGTGCTGGTGGCTGCAGGAAACAATGCCGTGTTTACAGTGCAGACCATCTCCAATATCTTCTCCATCACATGGCTCGCTCCCGGAGGAGGTACTCTGGGCCAGTGGATCAACAGCCAGGCTGTGCTTAATCCGATTGCCCAGTACCAAGGCAGGGTGAGCATCAGTGCCACCCAGCTAATAATCAGCAGCAGTCAGCTCAGTGACGCTGGAAACTACACGGTCATGGTAACACCGTCTGCTCCCACCGGACTGGCCAGCAACTCACGCTCTGTCACCTTGTCGGTTTTTG TTGCGGTGGGAGGAGTGAACCTGTTCGTGCCTTCGGTGACAATAGAGGGCGGCAACGCGTCCTTAACCTGTAGCTGGACTTCAGGCACCAACACCAGCGTGACATGGGGTAAAGGTAGCACCAGTCTTCCCTCAGACCCTCGCTTTATCATCAACGCTGGGTCTCTGATTATCAACCCAGTGAACAGGAGCGATTCCGGTCAATACACCTGCACCGTCAGCAACCCTGTCAGCAGCATGACTGCCACGGCAAGCCTCACTGTTTACT ACGGCCCGGACACCCCTCAGGTGACCAGAACGTCCTCTGGTTGTGTCGGTGGGGGAGACACCATCGTTGGCCAGACGGTCCAGCTCACCTGcacgtctgtctctctgcctcctgCTCTCTTGTCATGGCAATTCAACGGACTACCTCTGACAGCCAGCCAGGCAAATGGTGGCACactgaatttgcagattttctCCAACAATCAGAGTGGGCAGTACACATGCTCCGCTCGTAACAGCATCACGACACAGACGTCGCAGCAGCAGATAAGCCTCAACGTTGTGG GTACGTGTCTGAGTGTAGGTGCAGTTGCTGGAATTGTCGTCGCCTGCTTTGTAGCGCTCGTGTTAATTATTGTTGCCATCGTACTGATACTACGTCAGCGAAAAG CTGATCAGAGACTCAGGACAGTCATTGAACAGCGGAAGGAAAACATGAACAATAGGCTGACG GTTCTTCCAGCTCCACAGAATGGCCATGATAATCCTGGGTTTCTTGGCCAGGGTGACCTGCCTGACCCACCGATGCACAACGATAACCGACTCAATCGTTCAAAGAATCAACACGCCAGTGgccaacacaacaacaacaacaacgatgaTGTACTGACGCAAAACAGGACGTCCAACACCGGTGCCATTCAGCCCAATGGCCATCTTAATACTGACATGCTCTCAAATAATGCCACTCTCAACTCCAGTGCCCACCTACATGATTACCAGCGGAATAGCAATTCAAATCGACACAACACTGGCTCATTCCAACAAGTGGGCCAACAGAACCCAAATATTCTCATACAGACTGGCCACGCTGAGTCAGGACCTCACACAGTCCTCATAAACCTTAATACACTTCCACAGCATCAAAATGCCACCACACAACCTCATACCGTTCAAGTCAGTCTCAATGCAACGCCGCCTTCTTCAGGACAACCCAACCCGAACACCATGCGCTATAATGATCAACAAAGCAATACTGTCCAGCAGGAGATTCTTGCTAACGCTAATCACTCAAATCTCAGTCATGTCAGTGGGTCACACTCCAGTCCACAGCCTCGGAATGATAACATCCGTAATACAGCACGGCCTGCCCACAGTAGTACCTCAAGAAACGAACAACCTATGGATCACCGCGTCACCAACCAAACACGGTCTAGGCGGAATACTGAAGACACGTATCCTTACTCAGAGCCGACCGGTACACAGCTAGGTACACAACCCTCGCTCTCAGATGCTAATACACTCCCGCGTCAGATGCCATGGGACCGTATGCATGGTACACCCGCATATCCGAATCCTCAAGTAGACAGATACGAATCTCAAAATTCAACACGGCGATACAGTTCATCGGATTCGGAGGGTGAGTATTCAGTTCAAGCTCTAAGACCCATGGGGTCACCTGTGGATGAACAGATGAGGAATATTTCCAGAGCTTCAAGAAGAAACTTTCTGAGACAGCTTGCTCACAGTGCTGCCCAGAGACGCTCTCGAGCAGATCGGAACGTGTCAAGACGAGTCACGCAGCCTGACGTGATTGCTCAGCCACGTGCTGACCGTCAACCTCGGACTGCTCCACAGAACATCACACCCCATAGACATGGCATGGACAACATGGACATTCCCATTCCTCAAcatcaaaacattcaaatgCAGACTGCTCAACCAACACATTTGACCAATCAGGCTGATCCAGATCAAAGACCTCACAATGCTGCCGCTCCAAATGCCCTCATTCTAACTCAGGCTGCTTTGCAGCAGCACACCATCCAGACTCCCAGCCCCTTTGTTAACCGGATTCAACAGACCCAAGCTGCATTGCATCCTGGAACTCTGTCAACACCTGCTCAGACTCAACAGATCAACCAGGTTGGTCAAGTCGCTCCAATTCCCCCTCCAGTTCTGCGCTTAGCAGAGTTTAAAACACTACCACGAGAGCATTTACAGAAACCACATGCTGTAAAGCCGGTTCAGGTGACGAGACGGCCTGTGGTCGTGCATCATGGACATAGACCTCCCAACATGCCCAGGCATGCAAGAACAGTGCGTACCAACCTACACAAACACCCAGTGAATCCTCATATGCATGCCAGTGCGCATTGGCATGGCAACCCACAGGGCCTCCCAGTACATATGAGCCAG GTCCACAAAACTAGACACAGACCCTGA